The following coding sequences are from one Capsicum annuum cultivar UCD-10X-F1 chromosome 3, UCD10Xv1.1, whole genome shotgun sequence window:
- the LOC107863351 gene encoding molybdenum cofactor sulfurase produces the protein METEKVAGIHGCCPNPLLILLEHPNQQPISKIKSTTAACRHIFAATTTSSFFPNTHFTNHESLPSYQESFAQFLKAYPKYSETRQVDKIRNQEYYHLSVSNHVCLDYIGIGLFSYSQVQSQVTALVPVTSSSTPSSHEWSDYPFFDISCKSVNLKSELLHGGHGSQLESSIKKKIMNFLNISPNEYSLVFTANRSSAFKLIAESYPFKTSQKLLTAYDHESEALETMVNTSEKRGANIMSAEFKWPRLRINSAKLRKLIIRKNKKKKKSRGLFVFPLQSRVTGASYSYQWMSLAQENGWHVLLDACALGPKDMDSFGLSLIHPDFLICSFYKVFGENPTGFGCLLVKKSVVSVLEASVSTGNVSLIPPTQLLNSLDSSGSGTELEQKTNFVTKLDELHISGSYSAHNGKSENNLNSTKEGGVAPKEKSKEESDQSISTLGNNTKLEEKGSVEIQCRCLDHVDSLGLMQIGSRRRYLVNWLISGLLKLQHPNRLDHFPLVKIYGPKIKFDRGTAMAFNLFDWKGERVEPILIQKLADRNNISLSHGFLSHLWFPDKYEEEKQRTIERKKGDENDAESKKSKKTDLRISVVTIALGFLANFEDVYRLWTFIAQFLDADFVEKERWRYSSLYQKTIEV, from the coding sequence ATGGAGACTGAGAAAGTAGCAGGCATTCATGGTTGTTGCCCAAATCCTCTCCTTATACTACTCGAGCATCCGAACCAGCAGCCTATTTCCAAGATCAAAAGCACAACTGCCGCTTGCCGCCACATCTTTGCAGCCACAACAACTTCCTCTTTCTTCCCAAATACTCATTTCACTAACCATGAATCCCTTCCTTCATATCAAGAATCATTTGCTCAGTTCCTCAAAGCCTATCCAAAGTATTCAGAAACTCGCCAAGTCGACAAAATTCGGAATCAAGAATACTATCATCTGTCAGTTTCCAATCATGTGTGCCTGGATTATATTGGCATTGGTCTCTTCTCTTACTCACAGGTTCAATCACAGGTTACTGCACTTGTCCCGGTGACATCCTCTTCTACTCCGTCGTCTCATGAATGGAGCGATTATCCTTTCTTTGACATATCTTGCAAGTCTGTCAATCTCAAATCCGAGCTATTACATGGTGGTCATGGATCACAATTGGAATCCAGTATCAAGAAAAAGATTATGAATTTTCTTAACATATCTCCAAATGAATATTCCTTGGTTTTTACTGCTAATAGATCATCAGCTTTCAAGCTTATAGCGGAATCATACCCTTTCAAAACTAGTCAAAAGCTTCTTACTGCTTATGACCATGAGAGTGAAGCATTGGAGACCATGGTCAATACATCAGAAAAAAGAGGGGCCAACATAATGTCGGCAGAATTCAAGTGGCCACGGCTAAGAATTAACTCCGCAAAACTCAGGAAACTAATTATaaggaagaataagaagaaaaagaaatccaGGGGACTGTTTGTTTTCCCCCTTCAGTCAAGAGTGACTGGAGCCAGTTACTCTTATCAGTGGATGAGTTTGGCGCAGGAAAATGGTTGGCATGTCTTGCTTGATGCATGTGCATTGGGACCAAAGGACATGGATAGCTTCGGACTTTCTCTCATCCATCCTGACTTCCTTATTTGCTCTTTCTACAAGGTTTTTGGTGAAAATCCTACAGGGTTCGGGTGCCTTCTTGTCAAGAAATCAGTTGTATCGGTGTTGGAAGCTTCTGTTAGTACAGGCAATGTAAGTCTTATTCCACCAACGCAACTCTTAAATTCACTAGATTCATCAGGCAGTGGCACGGAGCTTGAACAAAAAACCAACTTTGTTACCAAACTGGATGAGCTGCATATATCTGGCTCTTATTCAGCTCACAATGGTAAATCTGAAAACAATTTGAACTCAACGAAAGAGGGAGGAGTTGCTCCAAAGGAAAAGAGCAAAGAGGAATCAGATCAATCCATTAGTACACTAGGCAACAACACTAAGCTGGAAGAAAAGGGAAGCGTAGAGATTCAATGCAGGTGCTTAGATCATGTGGATTCGCTGGGACTGATGCAAATTGGTAGTAGAAGAAGGTATCTAGTCAATTGGCTTATTAGTGGACTCCTGAAACTTCAGCATCCAAATAGATTGGACCATTTTCCTCTGGTCAAAATTTATGGACCAAAGATAAAATTTGATAGGGGAACGGCTATGGCATTTAATCTGTTTGACTGGAAAGGAGAAAGGGTGGAACCAATTCTTATTCAGAAACTTGCTGACCGAAACAATATATCTCTCAGCCATGGATTTCTGTCACACTTGTGGTTTCCAGACAAGTATGAGGAAGAGAAGCAGCGGactatagaaagaaaaaagggtGACGAAAACGATGCAGAGagcaaaaaatctaaaaaaactgACCTTAGGATATCAGTAGTTACCATTGCCCTTGGCTTTCTGGCCAACTTTGAAGACGTTTACCGGCTTTGGACATTCATAGCCCAGTTTCTTGATGCAGATTTTGTGGAGAAAGAACGGTGGAGATATAGCTCTCTGTACCAGAAAACGATTGAAGTTTAA